In a single window of the Pongo abelii isolate AG06213 chromosome 1, NHGRI_mPonAbe1-v2.0_pri, whole genome shotgun sequence genome:
- the LOC129051405 gene encoding small ribosomal subunit protein eS1-like encodes MAVGKNKHLMKSSKKGAKNKVVDPFSTKDWCDVKALAVFNIRNTGETLVTRTQGTKIASDSLKGRVFEVSLADLQNDEVAFRKFKLIAEDVQDKN; translated from the coding sequence ATGGCTGTTGGCAAGAACAAGCACCTTATGAAAAGTAGCAAAAAGGGAGCCAAAAATAAAGTGGTTGATCCATTTTCTACGAAAGATTGGTGTGATGTAAAAGCACTTGCTGTGTTCAATATAAGAAATACTGGAGAGACACTAGTCACCAGGACTCAAGGAACCAAAATTGCATCTGATAGCCTCAAGGGTCGTGTGTTTGAAGTGAGTCTTGCTGATCTGCAGAATGATGAAGTTGCATTTAGAAAATTCAAGCTGATTGCTGAAGATGTTCAGGACAAAAACTGA